GCGTTGCAGCTTCCCGAGCCACCCGGCAGCTGGTGGCACCGGGCCGGGGTGTCTCCGCGCGCGGAGCGCTGGCTCGAGGTGATCTCGTCGGTCGTCCTCGCGGTGCTCGCGGTCGCGTGGATCTGGACCATCGTGCAGGCGCGCGCGCTGACGACCGCCGAGAGCGGCGGCGAGGCGACGACCCCGACGACGCGCTCCGTGGCCGCGGCGCTCACGAACCCCGACGCGCCGTCGACCGCGTATCTCACGAGCGCCGCGCTCGAGGCTCTGGTTCCGCTGCGCGGCGCGAGCGGCAAGGTGCGCATCGTCATGCGCACCCCCGGCGACTCGGCGGGCGCGCTGCCGCACGGTGCGGAGGTGGTCTACGGCACCGACTCGGCGGCGCCGCGTCCGTCGGCGGTCGGGCAGGTCGCGCTTCGCGTGGCGAACGCGCTCCGGCCGGTGACCGATCTCAGCGTCGTCACGCTCACGCCGCTCTCCGAGCGCAAGGGCGGCCGGATCGGTCTCTACTACATCGGGTCGTGGCCCACGGAGCACGGGGCGCGCGGCCCGGCGAAGGCGCCGCCGGCGAAGTACGCGCCGCCGCGCGGCCTCATCGAGGTCACCCCGGAGACGCAGGACACGCGGCTGTCCGAGCACCTGCGCATCCGCGACTTCCTCACCCACGACCAGCAGAACGTCTGGCCGAAGTACGTCGTGGTGCAGCCGTCCATCCTCGACAAGGACGAGCTGGTGCTCGCCGACCTCGAGTCGCATGGGATCGCCGCGAAGGGATTCCACGTGATGAGCGGGTTCCGCTCGCCGCAGTACAACGCCGGCGGCGGCGACAAGACCGGTCGGGCGAACCTCAGCCGGCACATGTACGGCGACGCGAACGACATCTGGATCGACAACGACGGCGACGGCCAGATGGACGACCTCAATCATGACGGACGCATCGACATCCGCGACGCGCAGGTGGTCTGCAGCGCGGTGGAGCGCGTGGAGCAGGCGCATCCCGAGCTCGTCGGCGGGTGCGGCATCTATCCCGGCAACGGTGCGCACGGTCCCTTCACTCACATCGACGCCCGCGGGTATCGCGCCCGATGGACGGGCGGGAGCAATGGCGGATGAGCGACAGAGAGATCCTTCCTCGCACGAGCGACGAGACCGCGGTGCGCAACGGCCGTGAGAACGGCCGCGACAATGGCCGCGACAATGGGCGCGACAATGGGCGCGACACCGCGCGGCGCGCGCTGGACCCGCTCATGGGCGTGCGTGCGGCCGACATCGAGCCGTATACCGGGCTCCGCTACCTGTCGAAGCTGTTCCGCATGATCGCGATCGTCCTCGTGCTGATGCTGATCGCCGAGGTGGTCACGGGGCTCGCGCGGCAGGGCGTGGAGTCGGTGCCGACGCTCGTGTCGGAGGTGAGCCGGCTCATCGTGCTCGCCGGGCTGCTGTGGGGCGTCGGCGACCTCGCGGTGCTGCTCGTGGACGTCGGCCACGACGTGCGCGCGGTGCGCATCCTCATGGGGCGGCAGACCTCGCACCTCACGCAGCACGCGCACGAGCATCCCGTGACGCACGCGCCGGTCGTCGCCGACACGCCAGCGACGCCGCCGAACGAGCGGCGCATCTGACGGCTGCCTAACGACGCGGTGGCCGCGCCCGGAGCTCCGGGCGCGGCCACCGTGTCGTGCCTAACGTCGTCCGGCCGGGCTGCTCAGCCGCCCTGGCAGTACGTGCAGCCGGCCATCTGCGCGCGGTGCACGCCGTACACGCCGGACGCCACGGGCGAGATGCCGGGGATGAGCCCCGCGGTCCACTCGCGCTTCGCCTGGTCCGCCGACACGCCGATGCGCTGGCCGGCCATGCCGCTGAGCACCGTGAGCGCCTTGTTGCACGCGAGCAGCACGACGCTCGGATTCGCCGCGAGCTTCTGGTACGTCAGCCCCGGGTTCAGCGGCAGGTTCTCGTGGAACACGTTCCGGACCGCGGTGGTCTTCGTCTTCGGATCGGTGACGTTGATCAACTCTCCGATGTGGTACTTCGCCCAGATCTGATCGTTCAGCGCGAGCGGCATGGCGAAGTGGCGCAGCACGATCACGGCGCTGATGTCGGAGTCCGGGACGCCAAGCGCTTCCTTCGTCGTCGCGATCCACGTGAGGGCGAACACCGGGCCCCACCCGTCGTTAGGCGCGGTGACGTCGAAGACCTGGCGGTGCTTGCCCTTGATGCGCGCGAACAGCGGATCGTCGGGTGCCGCGAGGCCGTGCCGGCTCGACTCGGCAGCGGCCGCGGTGCCACCCGTGGCGAGGAACGCCGCCGTGCCGGCGGCCAGGCGCTGCAGGAAGCTGCGGCGCGGGGACGGAGACGCCAACGACTCGAGCATGGCAAGGCCTCCGAGCAGGGGAAGGGGATAGGGGCGGAGCGAAGGTGCAACGGAGTTGATACGCGGTCCAGCCCCGCAACCGGACAACGGCTCCGTCTTGCCGGCGCGGACCCCGGCATATATCCTTTGATCCGGATATACGAATAGACATGGCCGCCCCTCCTGTCCTCGACCACCTCGCCGCGCTGGCCGACCCCATCCGGGGCCGGCTGCTGCTCGTCCTCGAGCGGAACGAGCTCGCGGTGACCGAGCTGGCGGGCGCGCTCGCGCTCCCGCAGTCCACGGTGAGCCGGCACCTGAAGACGCTCGCCGACGCCGGGTGGGTGACCGCCCGCACCGAGGGGACCAGCCGCCGCTACCGCATGGCGGCGCAGCTCGACGATCCGGCGCAGGCCGTCTGGAGCGCCGTGCGCGCGCCGCTCGCTGCCCACCCCGACGCCGCGACCGACGCCGCCCGCCTCGCCGCGCTGCTGCTGGTGCGTCGGGCCGCGTACTTCTCCGCCGCCACACGCTGGGATCGCACCCGCGCCGAGCTGTTCGGCACGCGCGTCGACCAGTCGGCGTTCCTCGCCCTGCTCGATCCCGACGCCGTCGTTGGGGACCTCGGCTGCGGCCTCGGCGCGACGACCGACGCCGTCGCGCCGTTCGTGCGGCGGGTGATCGCCGTCGACGACTCGCCGGCGATGCTCGCCGAGGCCCGCCGTCGGCTCGACGGTCGCGCGAACGTGGAGCTGCGCGAGGGCTCGCTCGAGTTGCTCCCGCTCGATGACGGCGAGCTCGATGCCGCCTTGATCCTGCTCGCGCTCCACTACTCGGCCGACCCGGCTCGCGTGTTGGGCGAGGCGCTCCGCGCGCTGCGTCCGGGTGGCCGTCTCGTCGTCGTCGACATGCTGCCGCACGACCGCGAGGCGTACCGCGCCGAGATGGGGCACGTCTGGCTCGGCTTCGACCCGTCGCGGGTCGAGAGCTGGATGCGCGCGGCCGGCGCCGACGCCGTGCGCATCGTCCCGCTTCTGCACGACCCCGCGGCCAAGGGGCCGCCGCTGTTCGCCGCGTCCGCGCGACGCGCCCTTTCCCCGGCGCGTTAGGCGCGCCGCACCTTCACCAACCGAGACCGTCACGATGAGCACCCTGCTCGAGCCCACCGCCGCGAAGACCTCCGCGGCCGACCGACCCGCCTTCAAGGTGCGCGACCTCTCGCTCGCCGAGTGGGGGCGCAACGAGATCCGCCTCGCCGAGCAGGAGATGCCCGGCCTGATGGCGCTGCGCCAGCGCTACGCCGGCAAGAAGCCGCTCGCCGGCGCGAAGATCATGGGCTCGCTCCACATGACCATCCAGACCGCGGTGCTCATCGAGACGCTCACCGCGCTCGGCGCGGACGTCCGCTGGGTGTCGTGCAACATCTTCTCGACGCAGGACCACGCGGCCGCGGCGGTCGCCGTCGGGCCGAACGGCACGCCGGAGAACCCGCAGGGCACGCCGGTGTTCGCGTGGAAGGGCGAGACGCTCGAGGAGTACTGGTGGTGCACCGAGCAGGCGCTGATGTGGCCGGACGGCAGCGGCCCGAACCTCCTGCTGGACGACGGCGGCGACGCGACGCTGCTCGTGCACAAGGGCGCCGAGTACGAGAAGGCCGGCGCGATCCCCGCGTTCGACGCCGAGAACGATCCCGAGGAGTGGGGCGTCATCCTCGAGCTGCTGCGCGCCGAGGCGCAGAAGAATCCGGGCCGGTGGACGAAGGTCATCGCCGGCATCCGCGGCGTCTCCGAGGAGACGACGACCGGCGTGCACCGGCTGTACGAGATGATGAACGCCGGCACGCTCGCGTTCGCGGCGATCAACGTGAACGACTCGGTCACGAAGTCGAAGTTCGACAACCTGTACGGCTGCCGCCACTCGATCGTCGACGGCATCAACCGCGCGACCGACGTCATGATGGCGGGCAAGGTCGCGGTGGTGTTCGGCTACGGCGACGTCGGCAAGGGGTGCGCGCAGGCGCTGAAGGGGCAGGGCGCGCGCGTCGTCATCACGGAGATCGATCCGATCTGCGCGCTGCAGGCGGCGATGGAGGGCTACCAGGTCCTCACCATCGACGACGTGATCGAGACGGCGGACATCTTCATCACGGCGACGGGCAACAAGAACATCATTACCGTCGACCACATGCGCCGCATGAAGGACAAGGCGATCGTCGGCAACATCGGCCACTTCGACAACGAGATCGACATGGCCGGCCTGAAGAAGGCGGGCGTGAAGCGCGTCAACATCAAGCCGCAGTACGACGAGTTCGTGTTCCCCGACGGGCACTCGGTGCTCATCCTCGCCGAGGGCCGCCTGCTGAACCTCGGCTGCGCGACGGGCCACCCGAGCTTCGTGATGTCCGCCAGCTTCACGAACCAGGTGCTCGCGCAGCTCGAGCTGCACACGAACAACGCGAAGTACGAGAAGAAGGTCTACACGCTGCCGAAGAAGCTCGACGAGGAGGTCGCGCGCCTGCACCTCGCGAAGCTCGGCGTGAAGCTCACGACGCTCTCCGCCGACCAGGCCGCGTACATCGGCGTGCCGGTCGAGGGGCCGTACAAGCCGGACCACTACCGGTACTGACAGGGCAGGAGGGCGCGCGCGAAGCGCGCGAGGGCAGGAGGGCAGGAGAGCCGACGACTCTCCTGCCCTCCTGCGCTCCTGCCCTCCTGCCCTCTCCGTTCTGGGTCGTTCGACTCACGCGCGCGCTTCCGGGTTGAGGGAAATTGCCGGCTCCTCAGCTTCCCTCAACCGGAGAACGACCATGCGACTCGTCGCCTCACTGCTCGCTCTCGGTGTCGTCCTGTCCGCGTCGCCGCTGTCCGCGCAGAGCCTCGCCAACGGGAGCGCCGCGCGCCCGAAGTTCGCCGAGCCCGATCTCACGGCGGTGCGCGCCGCGACCGAGCGATTCCGCGACGTGAAGGTCGCACTCGCCGAAGGGTACATCCGCGATCCGTTCGACCTCTGCGACACCGCGGAGATGATGGGACGCCCCGCGGCGCTCGGCGCGATGGGCATCCATTACGTGCGCCCCGACCTGCTCGGCATCACCGGCCCGCCGAACCCGCGCGTCGACGGCACCGGCACGCACATCGACTTCCGCAAGCCGGCGATCCTCATCTACGAGCCGCAGAAGGACGGGTCGCTCGATCTCGTCGCCGTCGAGAACCTCGTGTTCATCAAGGCGTGGGAGAAGGCGGGCAACAGCGCGCCGCCGTCGTTCCGCGGCGTGCCGTTCGATCGCATGGTCGACGACCCCGCGACGGCGGCGGACGAGGCGCACATGTTCGAGCCGCACTACGACCGGCACGTCTGGCTGTACCGCGACAACCCGAACGGCATCTTCGCGCAGTACAACCCGAACGTGAGCTGCGCGAACCACACCGGGGCGCGCACGCACAAGCACTGAGCGGCCGGAGCGGCCGCCTAACGGGTCTCGAGCTTGTAGACCTTGCCGTTCTGGGACACGACGTACAGCTCGCCCGCCGCGTCCACGCCGAACGACGTCACGTTGCCGAGCGCGCCGACGTTCCACGTCTGCCGATCGGCGACGCTGCCGTCGTCGGCGACGCGGAGGCTGCGCAGGAAGCCGGAGCAGTAGTCGGAGTAGAAGTAGTGCCCGCGGAGCGCGGCGATCGCGCCGCGGTACACGTAGCCCCCGGTGATCGAGCAGCCCTGGTCGTGGCCGTACTCCGCAACCGGCAGCCGGAGCTGCGACCGATCGCACGACGCGCCATTGTAGCAGTCGCTCCCTTCCATGCGGTTCCAGCCGTAGTTCACGCCGGCCTCGCGCACCCCCGCGACGTCGACCTCCTCGAGGCGCCCCTGTCCCACGTCGGCGATGTAGAGCCGCGACGACGGCGGGTCGAACGAGAAGCGCCACGGGTTGCGCAGCCCGAACGCCCAGATCTCGCCGCGCGCGCCGGACGCCGACACGAACGGGTTGTCCGCCGGCACCGAGTAGGCGGCGCCGTTAGGCACGTCGTCGACGTCGAGGCGCAGCAGCTTGCCGAGCAGCGTCGAGAGCTTCTGGCCGTTGCCCTGCGGATCGCCGGCGCTGCCGCCGTCGCCCATGCCGACGTACAGCTTGCCGTCGGGGCCGAACGCGAGCATGCCGCCGTTGTGGTTCGCGAACGGCTGCGCGACCGTGAGCACGAGCGACGCGCTCGCCGCGTCCGCGCGGTCGCGGTCCGCGCTCACCCGATACCGCTCGACGCGCGTGTCGCCGTTGCGGTCGGTGTAGTTCACGTAGAACTGGCCGTTCTGCGCGTAGCGCGGATGGAACGCGAGGCCCAACAGTCCGCGCTCGCCGCCCGACGTGAGCTTGGCAGCGATGTCGAGGAACGGCGTCGGCAGCAGCCGGCCGCCGCTCACGATGCGGATGCGTCCGGGCTGCTCGAGGATGAACAGCCGCGCGTCGCCGGGCGGCGACGTGAGGAACAGCGGCGCGTCCAGCCCGGAGACGACCTCGCGTGCGACGAGCTGCACCGGCGCGGTGCTGCCGGCGGTCGAGTCCACCGGCGCCGCGGCCTCCGCGCCGCGCTCGGAGCACGACGGGAGCGCCGTCGCGGCGAGCGCGGTGACGGCGCGGCGCAGCAGGAACGCGAACGCGAGGCGCATGGGCGTCAGCTCACGGGCGCTTCGGCGAGCTGCGCGAGGCGCGTGACCGCATCGGACAGCACGTGCGCCGGCTGCACGAGCGAGATGCGGAAGAAGCCCTGCCCACCGGGACCGAACGCGAGCCCCGGCGTGACGACGATCCCCGTCTCGTCGAGCGCGGCGCGCACCCATCCCCAGTCGTCGAAGCCGGCCGGCACCGGGAGCCACGCGTACATCGCGCCCTTCGGCGGCGCCGCGTCCCAGCCGGCGGCGGCGAGGGCGCCGTACACCGCGTCGCGGCGGCGCTTGTACTCCGCGGTCACCGGCGCGGACAGCTCACGCCAGTGCGAGAACGCGTGCGCGCCCGCCGCCTGCGCGACCCACGGCGTGCCGTAGCCCACGTTCGAGCGATAGGCGAGCAGCGCGTCGAGCGCGTCGGGACGGCCGGTCGCGAAGCCGATGCGCAGCCCCGCCATGTTGAACGCCTTCGAGCACGAGTGCATCTCCACCGCGACCGCCGCGGCGCCGTCGATCTCGAAGATGCTCGGCGCGACGAAGCCGTCGTACGTCAGCTCGCTGTACGCGAGGTCGCTCACGAGCAGCAGGTCGTGGTCGCGCGCGAACGCCACCGCGCGGTCGAGGAACGCGCGGTCGGCGACCGCGCCCGTCGGGTTGTTGGGGTAGTTCACGACGAGCACCTTCGCGCGCGACAGCACCGAGGCCGGCACGTCGTCGAGCGACGGCAGGAAGTCCGGCGCCGCCGCGCGCAGCAGGTGCACCTCGGCGCCGTTCAGCAGCGGCGCGCGGCCGTACACCGGGTAGTAGACGTCGGGCACGAGCGCGACGTCGCCGGCGCCGCAGTACGCCGCGAGGATCTGCGCGATCCCCTCCTTCGAGCCGCTGAGCGCGACGACCTGGCGCTCCGCGTCGATCACGACCCCGAACCGCTCGGCCATGAACCCGGCCGCGGCGGCGAGCAGCTCCGGCGAGCCGCGAAACGGCGGGTAGCCGTGGCGCGACGTGTCGGCGATCGCGCGCTGCACCGCGTCGACCACGGCGGGCGGCGTCGGCTGGTCGGGGCTCCCGATGCCGAGGTCGAGGTACGCCTGCCCGCGCGCGCGGGCGTCGGCCTTGAGGCGGTCGAGCTCGGCGAACACGTACGGCGGGAGCTGCGAGAGCGAGGCGGTCGGGGAGGGGGCTGGCGGCATGTGCACGACGTGATGGACGTGACGACGGCAGCGGCGCACGCACGCGCCGCTTCGATAACTTACCCCTCGGGCTGCGGCTGGGCACCAACACTCGAGCTCAGGGGGAGGACGTGACTGCGATGGTCCGCGAAACGCGCGCCGGTCGGGGTGGTGGACACGGAGGGATGCTGCTGCTGGTCGCCGCGGGAGCGATCGCCGTGGCGTGCGGTAAAGGCTCGGGGGACGGCCGCGCGGTCGACTCCCATGCGGTGGGCGGCGAGGTGACGCCGACGGCGGGCCCCTCGGCCGCCGCGAAGCCCGCCTGCGCCGCCGACAACGGCGGCATCACGCTCCCCGCCGGCTTCTGCGCGACGATCTTCGACGACCGAGCGGGTACCCCGCGTCACATCGTGGTGGCCCCGAACGGCGACGTGTTCGTGAACCGGTCGAGCGCGCGCTCCGGCGGGGGCGTGCTCGCCCTGCGCGACACGAACGGCGACGGCCAGGCCGACGTGCGCGAGACGTTCGGGAGCGGCACCGGCACCGGCATCGGGCTCGTGCCGGGGTGGCTCTACGTCGAGCACTCCACGCGCATCGTGCGCTATCCGATGACCGCGGGACGCCTGACGCCTAACGGCGAACCCGAGGTGATCGTCACCGGGCTGCCGACGGGCGGCCACGACGCGCACCCGTTCGTGCTCGATGGGAAGGGGAACCTGTTCGTCGACCTCGGCTCGCCGTCGAACTCGTGTCAGCAGTCCGACCGGCAGAACCGCTCGCCGGGCAAGGACCCGTGCCCCGAGCTGACGATGCGCGCCGGGATCTGGCGCTTCGACGCGAACAAGCAGAACCAGGAGCCCACGGCCACGAACCGGTACGCGACGGGTCTGCGCAACGCCGAGGGACTCGCGGTGCACCCGGGTGACGGCGCACTGTATTCCACGTCGCACGGCCGCGACCAGCTGTCGCAGAACTGGGGCTTCACGGACCAGCAGAGCGCCGAGCTCCCGGCCGAGGAGCTGTTCAAGGTCGACCAGGGGACCGACGGCGGGTGGCCCTATTGCTACTACGACCAGTTCCAGAAGAAGAAGGTCCTCGCCCCCGAGTACGGCGGCGACGGCAAGCAGGTCGGCCGCTGCGCGGGCAAGGCCGAGCCGGCGGTCGCGTTCCCGGGGCACTGGGCGCCGATGGCGACGCTGTTCTACACGGGGCGCGCGTTCCCGGCGAAGTACCGCGACGGCGCGTTCGTCGCGTTCCACGGCTCGTGGAACCGCCTGCCGCTGCCGCAGGCGGGCTTCCGCGTGGCGTTCGCGCCCATGTCGGGCGGCAAGTTCACCGGCGCGTACGAGACCTTCGCCGACGGCTTCGCGGGCGGCGAGATCCGCAGCATGCCCAACGCCGCCGCCCATCGCCCGTCGGGCCTCGCGCAGTCGCCCGACGGGGGCATCTACGTCACGGACGACGCGAAGGGGCGCATCTGGAAGATCGTCTACGTCGGACGTTAGGCGTCCCCGTTAGGCGTTCCCAATCACCGAGGCTCACGACCCATGTCCAATAGACTCCAGCAGCTCCACGCCGCCGGCGTGTCGATCTGGCTCGACTACATCGACCGCACGATGCTGTTCAACGGAGACCTTGAGCGGCGCATCCGCGACGAGGCGCTCACCGGGATGACGTCGAACCCGACCATCTTCGAGAAGGCGATGGCCGAGGGGGAGGCGTACGACAAGCAGCTCTCGTCGGCCGAGTCGGGGCTGTCGCCGTGGGAGCTGTTCGAGCTCGTCGAGACCGAGGACGTGCGCCGCGCGTGCGACCTCTTCGCCCCGGTCTACGACGCGACGAAAGGCGCCGACGGGATGGTGTCGATCGAGGTGTCGCCCGGCGTCGCGAACGACTCGCAGGCGACGGTCGAGGAGGCCAAGCGTCTGTGGCGCGCCGTCGAGCGGCCCAACGTGATGATCAAGGTGCCGGGCACGGAGACCGGCGCCGTCGCCGTCCGCGAGCTCATCACCGAGGGGATCAACGTCAACATCACGCTGCTGTTCAGCGTCGACGCGCACCGCCGCGTGATCGACGCGTACCTCGACGCGCTGGACGCCCGCGCCGCGGCCGGCAAGCCGGTGGACGGCATCGCGAGCGTCGCGAGCTTCTTCGTGAGCCGCGTCGACACGCTCGTGGACAAGAAGCTCGACGCGCTCATCGCCACGCTCCCCGAGGACCGGCGCGCGCACGCCGAGTCGCTGAAGGGCAAGGCGGCGATCGCGAACGCGAAGATGGCGTACCGCCTCTTCCAGCAGAAGTTCTCGGGCCCGCGGTGGGACGCGCTCGCCGCGAAGGGTGCACGCGTGCAGCGGCCGCTGTGGGCGAGCACGAGCACGAAGAACAAGGCGTACCGCGACGTGATGTACGTCGAGCAGCTCATCGGCCCCGACACGGTGAACACGATGCCGCCGGCGACGATCGACGCGTTCGCCGACCACGGCGTCGTCGCGCGCACGGTGGACGCCGACCTCGACGCGGCCGAGCGCGTGCTCGCCGACCTCACCGCGCTCGGCATCGACATGCGTCAGGTGACCGACCAGCTTCTGGAAGAGGGGATCACGTCGTTCCAGAAGTCGTTCGACGGGCTGCTCGGCGGGATCGAGAAGAAGGTGTCGTCGCTCGCCGCGCGCTGAGCGGCGATGCGCGCGCGCACCCCGCTCGCCCTCGCGGTCCTCGCCGGCGCGCTGTACGTGGGGGCGCGCCCGGCGGGCCCGCTTCCCGCGCTCGGGCCGCTCCTGGACCCGGCGCGCGGGCTGTGGTCGGCCGCCCGCGGCCCGACGGCCCTGCCTAACGGAACCGAG
This DNA window, taken from Gemmatirosa kalamazoonensis, encodes the following:
- a CDS encoding PQQ-dependent sugar dehydrogenase, encoding MLLLVAAGAIAVACGKGSGDGRAVDSHAVGGEVTPTAGPSAAAKPACAADNGGITLPAGFCATIFDDRAGTPRHIVVAPNGDVFVNRSSARSGGGVLALRDTNGDGQADVRETFGSGTGTGIGLVPGWLYVEHSTRIVRYPMTAGRLTPNGEPEVIVTGLPTGGHDAHPFVLDGKGNLFVDLGSPSNSCQQSDRQNRSPGKDPCPELTMRAGIWRFDANKQNQEPTATNRYATGLRNAEGLAVHPGDGALYSTSHGRDQLSQNWGFTDQQSAELPAEELFKVDQGTDGGWPYCYYDQFQKKKVLAPEYGGDGKQVGRCAGKAEPAVAFPGHWAPMATLFYTGRAFPAKYRDGAFVAFHGSWNRLPLPQAGFRVAFAPMSGGKFTGAYETFADGFAGGEIRSMPNAAAHRPSGLAQSPDGGIYVTDDAKGRIWKIVYVGR
- a CDS encoding ArsR/SmtB family transcription factor, whose protein sequence is MAAPPVLDHLAALADPIRGRLLLVLERNELAVTELAGALALPQSTVSRHLKTLADAGWVTARTEGTSRRYRMAAQLDDPAQAVWSAVRAPLAAHPDAATDAARLAALLLVRRAAYFSAATRWDRTRAELFGTRVDQSAFLALLDPDAVVGDLGCGLGATTDAVAPFVRRVIAVDDSPAMLAEARRRLDGRANVELREGSLELLPLDDGELDAALILLALHYSADPARVLGEALRALRPGGRLVVVDMLPHDREAYRAEMGHVWLGFDPSRVESWMRAAGADAVRIVPLLHDPAAKGPPLFAASARRALSPAR
- a CDS encoding aminotransferase class I/II-fold pyridoxal phosphate-dependent enzyme, translated to MPPAPSPTASLSQLPPYVFAELDRLKADARARGQAYLDLGIGSPDQPTPPAVVDAVQRAIADTSRHGYPPFRGSPELLAAAAGFMAERFGVVIDAERQVVALSGSKEGIAQILAAYCGAGDVALVPDVYYPVYGRAPLLNGAEVHLLRAAAPDFLPSLDDVPASVLSRAKVLVVNYPNNPTGAVADRAFLDRAVAFARDHDLLLVSDLAYSELTYDGFVAPSIFEIDGAAAVAVEMHSCSKAFNMAGLRIGFATGRPDALDALLAYRSNVGYGTPWVAQAAGAHAFSHWRELSAPVTAEYKRRRDAVYGALAAAGWDAAPPKGAMYAWLPVPAGFDDWGWVRAALDETGIVVTPGLAFGPGGQGFFRISLVQPAHVLSDAVTRLAQLAEAPVS
- the ahcY gene encoding adenosylhomocysteinase, translated to MSTLLEPTAAKTSAADRPAFKVRDLSLAEWGRNEIRLAEQEMPGLMALRQRYAGKKPLAGAKIMGSLHMTIQTAVLIETLTALGADVRWVSCNIFSTQDHAAAAVAVGPNGTPENPQGTPVFAWKGETLEEYWWCTEQALMWPDGSGPNLLLDDGGDATLLVHKGAEYEKAGAIPAFDAENDPEEWGVILELLRAEAQKNPGRWTKVIAGIRGVSEETTTGVHRLYEMMNAGTLAFAAINVNDSVTKSKFDNLYGCRHSIVDGINRATDVMMAGKVAVVFGYGDVGKGCAQALKGQGARVVITEIDPICALQAAMEGYQVLTIDDVIETADIFITATGNKNIITVDHMRRMKDKAIVGNIGHFDNEIDMAGLKKAGVKRVNIKPQYDEFVFPDGHSVLILAEGRLLNLGCATGHPSFVMSASFTNQVLAQLELHTNNAKYEKKVYTLPKKLDEEVARLHLAKLGVKLTTLSADQAAYIGVPVEGPYKPDHYRY
- a CDS encoding PQQ-dependent sugar dehydrogenase; its protein translation is MRLAFAFLLRRAVTALAATALPSCSERGAEAAAPVDSTAGSTAPVQLVAREVVSGLDAPLFLTSPPGDARLFILEQPGRIRIVSGGRLLPTPFLDIAAKLTSGGERGLLGLAFHPRYAQNGQFYVNYTDRNGDTRVERYRVSADRDRADAASASLVLTVAQPFANHNGGMLAFGPDGKLYVGMGDGGSAGDPQGNGQKLSTLLGKLLRLDVDDVPNGAAYSVPADNPFVSASGARGEIWAFGLRNPWRFSFDPPSSRLYIADVGQGRLEEVDVAGVREAGVNYGWNRMEGSDCYNGASCDRSQLRLPVAEYGHDQGCSITGGYVYRGAIAALRGHYFYSDYCSGFLRSLRVADDGSVADRQTWNVGALGNVTSFGVDAAGELYVVSQNGKVYKLETR
- the tal gene encoding transaldolase, yielding MSNRLQQLHAAGVSIWLDYIDRTMLFNGDLERRIRDEALTGMTSNPTIFEKAMAEGEAYDKQLSSAESGLSPWELFELVETEDVRRACDLFAPVYDATKGADGMVSIEVSPGVANDSQATVEEAKRLWRAVERPNVMIKVPGTETGAVAVRELITEGINVNITLLFSVDAHRRVIDAYLDALDARAAAGKPVDGIASVASFFVSRVDTLVDKKLDALIATLPEDRRAHAESLKGKAAIANAKMAYRLFQQKFSGPRWDALAAKGARVQRPLWASTSTKNKAYRDVMYVEQLIGPDTVNTMPPATIDAFADHGVVARTVDADLDAAERVLADLTALGIDMRQVTDQLLEEGITSFQKSFDGLLGGIEKKVSSLAAR
- a CDS encoding DUF882 domain-containing protein encodes the protein METVAQLVERALQLPEPPGSWWHRAGVSPRAERWLEVISSVVLAVLAVAWIWTIVQARALTTAESGGEATTPTTRSVAAALTNPDAPSTAYLTSAALEALVPLRGASGKVRIVMRTPGDSAGALPHGAEVVYGTDSAAPRPSAVGQVALRVANALRPVTDLSVVTLTPLSERKGGRIGLYYIGSWPTEHGARGPAKAPPAKYAPPRGLIEVTPETQDTRLSEHLRIRDFLTHDQQNVWPKYVVVQPSILDKDELVLADLESHGIAAKGFHVMSGFRSPQYNAGGGDKTGRANLSRHMYGDANDIWIDNDGDGQMDDLNHDGRIDIRDAQVVCSAVERVEQAHPELVGGCGIYPGNGAHGPFTHIDARGYRARWTGGSNGG